A region from the Spirochaeta thermophila DSM 6192 genome encodes:
- a CDS encoding ABC transporter permease has product MYLMWLGYRNVLRNRRRSILMLLGLSIGTALLIFGMGWVRGYFTTVYRNIIDFDTGHIQVYHPDFLEEEVRTPLEYSIEDYRGWRARLASLPGVAVAAGRIEVPARLSWRGRQVYVRLRGIDPPEEARLTTIEGAVVEGAFLVGRSGLLLGKELADRLGVGVGDPIAVRVMDRYGVENVDVFPVQGLFSFGYPVMDRNMAFMDLESLQRLLDMGDGVTHLVIRLEPPLPVEKGLLLVSSALEGSPYRAYRWEEFAKALVAAVQADSGSFVVFLAILFILTGANILNSFSMSVYERTREFATLRAMGMRRATLRGMILSEASVLAVGGTILGWILSAGAVWYLSTQGLDVSKYLPSDLPMPFGTRFYGDYRWYDFLIAGGFTSLLSWVAAVLPSRRASRLVIAEALREVR; this is encoded by the coding sequence ATGTACCTCATGTGGCTCGGCTACCGTAATGTGCTTCGAAACAGGAGGAGGAGCATCCTCATGCTCCTCGGGCTCTCCATTGGGACCGCCCTTCTCATCTTCGGGATGGGGTGGGTGAGGGGCTACTTCACCACCGTGTACAGGAATATCATCGATTTCGACACCGGACACATCCAGGTCTACCATCCCGACTTCCTGGAGGAGGAGGTGCGTACCCCCCTGGAGTATTCGATCGAGGACTACCGCGGGTGGAGGGCACGCCTCGCCTCTCTCCCCGGAGTGGCGGTGGCGGCGGGGAGGATCGAAGTCCCCGCCCGGCTCTCATGGAGGGGGAGGCAGGTGTACGTGCGCCTGAGGGGGATAGATCCCCCGGAGGAGGCCCGCCTCACCACCATAGAGGGGGCAGTGGTGGAGGGGGCCTTCCTTGTGGGCCGGTCCGGTCTCCTTCTGGGAAAGGAGCTTGCGGACCGACTCGGTGTGGGTGTGGGGGATCCCATCGCGGTGAGGGTGATGGACCGTTATGGCGTGGAGAACGTGGACGTGTTTCCGGTGCAGGGGCTGTTCTCCTTCGGGTATCCGGTGATGGACAGGAACATGGCCTTCATGGATCTCGAGAGCCTCCAGCGACTCCTGGATATGGGGGACGGCGTCACGCACCTGGTGATCCGCCTCGAGCCTCCACTTCCGGTCGAGAAGGGGCTCCTGCTCGTCTCCTCTGCCCTGGAGGGGAGTCCCTACCGTGCCTATCGATGGGAGGAGTTCGCCAAGGCCCTCGTGGCCGCGGTACAGGCGGATTCCGGATCCTTTGTGGTGTTCCTTGCGATCCTCTTCATACTCACAGGGGCGAATATCCTCAATTCGTTTTCCATGTCGGTCTATGAACGGACGCGGGAGTTCGCCACGCTCAGGGCCATGGGTATGAGGAGGGCTACCCTGCGGGGCATGATCCTGTCGGAGGCGTCGGTGCTTGCGGTTGGAGGGACGATCCTGGGATGGATCCTGAGTGCGGGGGCGGTCTGGTATCTCAGCACACAGGGGCTCGACGTCTCGAAGTATCTCCCCTCGGATCTTCCCATGCCGTTTGGTACCCGCTTCTATGGGGACTACAGGTGGTATGATTTCCTCATCGCAGGGGGATTCACCTCCCTCCTTTCGTGGGTGGCCGCCGTGCTCCCGTCTCGCCGGGCCTCTCGGTTGGTGATCGCCGAGGCGCTTCGCGAGGTGAGATGA
- a CDS encoding ABC transporter permease, producing the protein MFLKMAALSLLRHKRRTVLIVAAVAIAVAALQVLGGMLEGMRVRFFASLTEETGHLQITGKGYRESLNPYDLSILVSPDIMPALERKAGVVRVEAMIRFGAVLIGSEGRHVMVEGVGLDPDTGFYPRVREDLEGRFLSRKTGVVISRRMARLLGVGRGDEVFLLSEGPLGEPYYLAFVVEGLFSTDSTSFDERMVFVSREAAQELLGISEVTEIRVVCEDPEDADAVKAGIAPLLDRWGAEAWTWKELQGSLVIFITLFDIVVLFMNLTVLVVGASLVVNAVLMNAFDRIREFGTLRAIGLTRRGLVGIIALEGLFYGIAGTFLGMGIGVPVVLYFASHPISSMEGLSEVLVGGSYTFALTAQNAALNVASGLLLAVLSALYAAGVVARKGVYEALTHV; encoded by the coding sequence ATGTTCCTTAAGATGGCGGCACTCTCGCTCCTGCGGCACAAGAGGCGCACCGTGCTCATCGTCGCGGCGGTGGCCATCGCTGTGGCCGCCCTCCAGGTGTTGGGGGGAATGCTGGAAGGAATGCGGGTGAGGTTCTTCGCCTCTCTCACCGAGGAAACCGGACATCTGCAGATCACCGGGAAAGGGTACCGGGAATCGCTCAATCCGTATGATCTTTCGATCCTCGTGTCTCCGGATATCATGCCCGCTCTTGAGAGGAAGGCGGGTGTGGTTCGGGTCGAGGCTATGATCCGTTTTGGGGCTGTGCTCATCGGTAGCGAGGGTCGGCACGTGATGGTGGAAGGGGTGGGGCTCGATCCCGACACAGGGTTCTATCCTCGGGTGAGGGAAGACCTGGAGGGACGTTTCCTCTCCAGGAAGACCGGGGTGGTGATCTCCAGGCGGATGGCCCGTCTTTTGGGGGTGGGGCGGGGGGACGAGGTCTTCCTCCTCTCCGAAGGGCCGCTCGGTGAGCCGTACTATCTCGCCTTCGTGGTGGAGGGGCTCTTCTCCACGGACTCCACCTCCTTTGACGAGCGGATGGTCTTCGTTTCGCGGGAGGCGGCCCAGGAACTCCTTGGGATCTCCGAGGTGACCGAGATTCGTGTGGTCTGTGAGGATCCTGAGGATGCGGATGCGGTGAAGGCAGGGATTGCTCCCCTGTTGGATCGGTGGGGAGCCGAGGCCTGGACCTGGAAGGAACTCCAGGGGTCGCTCGTGATCTTCATCACGCTCTTCGATATCGTCGTGCTGTTCATGAATCTCACGGTGCTGGTGGTGGGGGCCTCCCTCGTGGTCAACGCGGTACTCATGAATGCCTTCGACAGGATACGCGAGTTCGGCACGCTCAGGGCCATAGGCCTCACCAGGAGGGGGCTCGTGGGGATCATCGCTCTCGAGGGGCTCTTCTACGGGATTGCGGGGACGTTCCTCGGCATGGGGATCGGTGTCCCCGTGGTGCTCTACTTTGCCTCGCATCCCATCTCGTCCATGGAGGGGCTCTCCGAGGTCCTCGTCGGGGGGAGCTATACCTTCGCCCTCACCGCGCAGAATGCGGCCCTCAACGTGGCGAGCGGCCTGCTCCTCGCCGTGCTCTCGGCCCTCTATGCAGCGGGTGTGGTGGCGAGGAAGGGCGTGTACGAAGCCCTCACGCACGTATAG
- a CDS encoding ABC transporter ATP-binding protein produces MALVELYEVHKDYHLGRTVVHALRGVSLEIAQGEFVALMGPSGCGKTTLLNIVGCIDRPTSGRVLFDGTDVAGLSDDEEARMRREHIGFIFQSFNLIPVLTVAENVEIPLVLKRRPRDERKRRVEELLALVGLSEYASHRPDELSGGQRQRVAIARALVHNPRLVIADEPTANLDSETGKGILEEMRRLNREEGVTFIFSTHDHETMRFAERVVHLKDGRIHDVP; encoded by the coding sequence ATGGCGCTCGTAGAGCTTTACGAGGTGCACAAGGACTATCACCTTGGAAGGACGGTGGTGCATGCACTGAGGGGAGTGAGTCTGGAGATCGCCCAGGGGGAGTTCGTGGCCCTGATGGGTCCCTCCGGATGCGGGAAGACCACCCTTCTCAACATCGTGGGGTGTATCGATAGACCCACCTCGGGACGTGTGTTGTTTGACGGCACCGACGTGGCGGGGCTCTCGGACGACGAGGAGGCTCGGATGAGGAGGGAGCACATAGGATTCATCTTTCAGAGTTTCAACCTCATACCGGTGCTCACCGTGGCGGAGAACGTGGAGATCCCCCTCGTGCTCAAGAGACGGCCGAGGGATGAGAGGAAGAGGAGGGTCGAGGAGCTCCTCGCCCTCGTGGGACTTTCCGAGTACGCTTCCCACCGGCCGGACGAGCTTTCTGGGGGACAGCGGCAGCGGGTGGCGATCGCCAGGGCGCTCGTCCACAACCCCCGTCTCGTCATCGCAGACGAGCCCACGGCCAATCTCGATTCCGAGACCGGAAAGGGGATTCTCGAAGAGATGCGTCGCCTCAATCGGGAGGAGGGGGTCACCTTCATCTTTTCGACGCATGACCACGAGACCATGCGGTTCGCGGAAAGGGTCGTTCACCTGAAGGACGGGAGGATCCACGATGTTCCTTAA
- a CDS encoding outer membrane lipoprotein-sorting protein — MRWMMVLLSFVGVATLGAQEGEADRLLREMERAIAPPEYHAVFSLETDYPDRRDPAPMVFEAWYKEGVGTLMEIMEPARSKGLRFLQKEGALWMFNPHAGSRRAVRLSATASFQGSLFSNHDVSDPQYSDDYTAVLAGTERVEHPELGIVEAYVVDAKAAHRAAPYGRLRVWIVKEGAIPWKMEFYSKSGFLLKVLWFSGLKDVAGRVRPTRWRVESLEQEGAYSVVEVRTMEAVEGLPDERFSLGGLTR, encoded by the coding sequence ATGAGATGGATGATGGTCCTGCTCTCGTTCGTGGGGGTGGCGACGCTGGGTGCACAGGAAGGGGAGGCGGATCGCCTCCTCAGGGAGATGGAGCGGGCGATCGCCCCTCCGGAGTACCATGCGGTCTTCTCGCTCGAGACCGACTATCCGGACAGAAGGGATCCGGCGCCCATGGTCTTCGAGGCGTGGTACAAGGAGGGGGTGGGGACGTTGATGGAGATCATGGAGCCTGCCCGGTCGAAGGGGCTCCGCTTCCTTCAGAAGGAGGGGGCGTTGTGGATGTTCAATCCACACGCGGGGTCGCGGCGAGCGGTCCGGCTCTCTGCTACGGCTTCGTTCCAGGGGAGTCTCTTCTCCAATCACGATGTGAGCGATCCTCAGTACTCGGACGACTATACTGCCGTGCTCGCGGGGACGGAACGGGTGGAGCATCCCGAACTGGGGATCGTGGAGGCGTATGTGGTGGATGCGAAGGCGGCGCACAGGGCTGCGCCCTACGGGAGGTTGCGGGTCTGGATCGTGAAGGAGGGGGCCATCCCCTGGAAAATGGAGTTCTACTCCAAGTCGGGGTTTCTTCTTAAGGTGTTGTGGTTCTCGGGTCTCAAGGATGTGGCGGGGAGGGTGCGGCCGACGCGCTGGCGGGTGGAGTCCCTGGAACAGGAGGGGGCCTACTCGGTGGTGGAGGTGCGCACCATGGAGGCGGTGGAGGGGCTTCCGGATGAGCGTTTTTCGCTTGGAGGGCTCACGAGATAG
- a CDS encoding transcriptional regulator — MLYTQFDQVFFERTRLSLITILYRDGRASFLGLKRALGLTDGALYAHLEKLVRAGYVGKEKELVGDGVQTVYFLTKKGRREFQRYLSFVEEVLSHRSTLDGGDR, encoded by the coding sequence ATGCTCTACACCCAGTTTGATCAGGTGTTCTTCGAGCGGACGAGGCTTTCTCTTATCACCATCCTTTATAGGGACGGGAGGGCTTCGTTCCTCGGGCTCAAGAGGGCCCTCGGGCTCACCGACGGCGCACTGTATGCGCATCTCGAGAAGCTCGTGAGGGCGGGCTACGTGGGGAAGGAGAAGGAGTTGGTGGGGGATGGGGTGCAGACCGTCTACTTTCTCACGAAAAAGGGAAGGCGGGAGTTCCAACGGTACCTCTCGTTCGTGGAGGAGGTTCTCTCGCATAGATCTACTTTGGATGGAGGTGATCGATGA